Proteins from one Amycolatopsis endophytica genomic window:
- the ybeY gene encoding rRNA maturation RNase YbeY: MTIEIANESGVAVDETSIVSAARFALDRMEVSPLAELSVVLVTLDVMSDLHERWMDLPGPTDVMAFPMDELDAARRPDAGDPSPALLGDIVLCPGFARDQARTAGHSLIDELHLLTVHGVLHLLGYDHAEPAEEREMFGLQKRILADFKVAVADAQRSAAQRTTDDRLLGAAGLDTPADTEE; the protein is encoded by the coding sequence ATGACGATCGAGATCGCGAACGAGTCCGGTGTCGCGGTGGACGAGACGTCGATCGTCTCGGCCGCGCGCTTCGCGCTGGACCGCATGGAGGTCAGCCCGCTCGCCGAGCTGTCGGTGGTGCTGGTGACCCTGGACGTCATGTCCGACCTGCACGAACGCTGGATGGACCTGCCGGGGCCCACCGACGTCATGGCCTTCCCGATGGACGAGCTGGACGCCGCCCGCCGTCCCGACGCGGGTGACCCGTCGCCCGCGCTGCTCGGCGACATCGTGCTGTGCCCGGGTTTCGCCAGGGACCAGGCACGCACGGCCGGTCACTCCCTGATCGACGAGCTGCACCTGCTGACCGTGCACGGCGTCCTGCACCTGCTCGGCTACGACCACGCCGAGCCCGCCGAGGAACGCGAGATGTTCGGTCTGCAGAAGCGGATCCTGGCCGACTTCAAGGTCGCGGTGGCCGACGCCCAGCGCAGCGCAGCGCAGCGGACCACCGACGATCGCCTGCTGGGGGCTGCCGGCCTGGACACCCCCGCCGACACCGAGGAGTGA
- a CDS encoding PhoH family protein, which produces MAGTAQGGAARSDVPDGAGGVTETNGTAHGTRSAQSRFPIPDGAVLTLLGSRDENLRVAEELLAADVHVRGNEVTLTGEPADVAFGERVFAELVALAGRGQQVGPDTVRRTVGMLSAGGSESPAEVLSLDILSRRGRTIRPKTLNQKRYVDAIDKYTVVFGIGPAGTGKTYLAMAKAVQALQAKQITRIILTRPAVEAGERLGFLPGTLSEKIDPYLRPLYDALHDMVDPDSIPRLIQAGTIEIAPLAYMRGRTLNDAFIILDEAQNTTPEQMKMFLTRLGFGSKIVVTGDITQVDLPTGQKSGLRVVREILEGVEDLHFATLTSSDVVRHRLVGNIVDAYEKWQAEQDTQPGNGWRGRR; this is translated from the coding sequence TTGGCCGGAACCGCACAGGGTGGAGCCGCCCGATCGGACGTTCCCGACGGCGCCGGGGGCGTCACTGAGACCAACGGAACCGCACACGGCACGCGCAGTGCCCAGTCCCGGTTCCCCATTCCGGACGGCGCGGTGCTCACGCTGCTCGGGTCCCGCGACGAGAACCTGCGGGTCGCCGAGGAGCTGCTGGCCGCCGACGTGCACGTACGGGGCAACGAGGTCACCCTCACCGGGGAGCCCGCCGACGTCGCGTTCGGTGAGCGCGTGTTCGCCGAGCTGGTGGCGCTCGCCGGGCGCGGCCAGCAGGTCGGCCCGGACACCGTGCGCCGCACCGTGGGCATGCTCTCGGCGGGCGGCTCGGAGTCGCCGGCCGAAGTGCTCAGCCTGGACATCCTGTCCCGGCGCGGCCGCACGATCCGCCCCAAGACACTGAACCAGAAGCGCTACGTCGACGCCATCGACAAGTACACGGTCGTCTTCGGCATCGGCCCGGCGGGCACCGGCAAGACGTACCTGGCGATGGCGAAGGCCGTGCAGGCGCTGCAGGCCAAGCAGATCACCCGGATCATCCTCACCCGGCCCGCGGTCGAGGCGGGGGAGCGCCTGGGCTTCCTGCCGGGCACGCTGTCCGAGAAGATCGACCCGTACCTGCGGCCGCTCTACGACGCGCTGCACGACATGGTCGACCCGGACTCGATCCCGCGGCTGATCCAGGCGGGCACCATCGAGATCGCGCCGCTGGCCTACATGCGCGGCCGCACGCTCAACGACGCGTTCATCATCCTCGACGAGGCGCAGAACACCACGCCCGAGCAGATGAAGATGTTCCTCACCCGGCTCGGGTTCGGCTCGAAGATCGTGGTGACCGGGGACATCACCCAGGTCGACCTCCCGACCGGGCAGAAGTCGGGCCTGCGAGTGGTGCGTGAGATCCTGGAAGGCGTGGAAGACTTGCATTTCGCCACGCTCACCAGCTCCGACGTGGTGCGCCACCGGCTGGTCGGGAACATCGTGGACGCCTACGAGAAGTGGCAGGCCGAGCAGGACACGCAGCCGGGCAACGGCTGGCGGGGCCGACGCTGA
- a CDS encoding histidine triad nucleotide-binding protein translates to MSDAETLFERIVAGEIPSDKVYETENTFAFRDIQPQARVHVLVVPKKRYRNVAELAAADPQLLADVMSTAAKVAELEGITESGYRVVFNTDSDAGQTVFHVHAHVLGGEQLGYFGRLAK, encoded by the coding sequence ATGAGCGATGCGGAGACGTTGTTCGAGCGGATTGTCGCGGGCGAGATTCCGAGCGACAAGGTGTACGAAACTGAAAATACTTTCGCGTTTCGCGATATCCAGCCGCAGGCGCGCGTGCACGTGCTCGTTGTGCCGAAGAAGCGTTACCGCAATGTCGCGGAGCTGGCGGCCGCCGATCCGCAACTGCTCGCGGACGTGATGAGCACCGCGGCCAAGGTCGCCGAACTCGAGGGCATCACCGAATCCGGCTACCGCGTGGTCTTCAACACGGACAGTGACGCCGGGCAGACCGTCTTCCACGTGCACGCGCACGTCCTGGGTGGCGAACAACTCGGGTACTTCGGGCGACTCGCGAAGTAA